The following proteins come from a genomic window of Ornithinimicrobium cryptoxanthini:
- a CDS encoding MGMT family protein, which yields MSLEHDPAPLPAFAGRVIELVDTIPSGKVLSYGDVAELLEYGGPRQVGQVMSRYGSSTNWWRVVRADGGLPACHEGEALQCHLAEGTPLAGGRVDMRRARWDGVGGA from the coding sequence ATGTCCTTGGAGCACGACCCTGCGCCCTTGCCCGCCTTCGCCGGTCGGGTGATCGAACTCGTTGACACTATCCCGTCCGGGAAGGTGTTGAGTTATGGGGACGTGGCTGAACTGCTGGAGTATGGCGGTCCGCGGCAGGTCGGGCAGGTCATGTCCCGCTATGGCAGCAGCACCAACTGGTGGCGGGTGGTGCGTGCCGACGGTGGGCTGCCGGCCTGCCACGAGGGCGAGGCACTGCAGTGTCACCTGGCGGAGGGGACACCGCTGGCCGGCGGACGGGTCGACATGCGCCGGGCCCGGTGGGACGGTGTCGGTGGCGCCTGA
- a CDS encoding DEAD/DEAH box helicase: MEDNRTFAEFDVHPDIVAALAEGGITHPFPIQSMTLPVALGGHDIIGQAKTGTGKTLGFGIPMIQRAVAPQDKGFDALAKPGAPQALAVAPTRELAVQVAGDLTKASARRGGLRVLTVYGGRAYEPQIEALRRGVEIVVGTPGRLIDLAQQGHLDLGHARTVVLDEADEMLDLGFLPDVEKLLGMTPAGRQTMLFSATMPGAVVSLARRYMTQPTHIRAMSEDGEGHTVAAVEQFVYRAHAMDKVEMLARILQAEDRGLTIIFARTKRTAAKVADDLVERGFAAAPIHGDLGQGAREQALRAFRNGKVDILVATDVAARGIDVEAVTHVINYQCPEDEKTYLHRIGRTGRAGATGVAVTFVDWDDLHRWAMIDKSLDLGIPAPTETYSSSPHLFTEMKIPEGTRGTLPRSARTREGLAGERYEDLGETGGRGGAGRSGGGRSGGGRSGGGRTGGGGGRSGGGRSGRSGDGRSDAGRGQSERSDSQAGSRPSDGEGTSRKPRRRQRRRGGSGQPAAQGTSD, from the coding sequence TTGGAAGACAACCGCACCTTTGCCGAGTTCGATGTCCACCCCGACATCGTCGCCGCCCTTGCTGAGGGAGGCATCACCCACCCGTTCCCGATCCAGTCCATGACACTGCCGGTCGCCCTCGGGGGGCACGACATCATCGGGCAGGCCAAGACAGGCACCGGCAAGACGCTCGGCTTCGGCATCCCGATGATCCAGCGCGCCGTGGCCCCCCAGGACAAGGGCTTCGACGCCCTCGCCAAGCCGGGTGCTCCGCAGGCCCTCGCCGTCGCGCCGACCCGCGAGCTGGCCGTCCAGGTCGCCGGTGACCTCACCAAGGCCTCCGCCCGCCGTGGCGGTCTGCGCGTGCTCACCGTCTATGGCGGCCGAGCCTACGAGCCCCAGATCGAGGCGCTGCGCCGTGGCGTCGAGATCGTCGTCGGCACCCCTGGCCGGTTGATCGACCTTGCCCAACAGGGCCACCTGGACCTGGGTCATGCCCGCACCGTGGTGCTGGACGAGGCCGACGAGATGCTCGACCTGGGCTTCCTGCCCGACGTCGAGAAGCTGCTGGGGATGACCCCGGCCGGCCGTCAAACCATGCTGTTCTCGGCCACCATGCCGGGCGCTGTCGTGTCGTTGGCGCGCCGCTACATGACGCAGCCGACCCACATCCGCGCGATGAGCGAGGACGGCGAGGGTCACACTGTGGCCGCCGTCGAGCAGTTCGTCTACCGCGCGCACGCGATGGACAAGGTCGAGATGCTGGCACGCATCTTGCAGGCCGAGGACCGTGGGCTGACGATCATCTTCGCCCGCACCAAGCGCACCGCCGCCAAGGTCGCCGACGACCTAGTCGAGCGCGGCTTCGCGGCAGCCCCCATCCACGGTGACCTGGGCCAGGGGGCTCGCGAGCAGGCGCTGCGCGCCTTCCGCAACGGCAAGGTGGACATCCTGGTCGCCACCGACGTCGCCGCCCGTGGCATCGACGTCGAGGCCGTCACGCATGTGATCAACTATCAGTGCCCCGAGGACGAGAAGACCTATCTGCACCGCATCGGCCGCACCGGTCGGGCTGGCGCCACCGGCGTGGCGGTCACGTTCGTGGACTGGGATGACCTGCACCGGTGGGCGATGATCGACAAGTCGCTGGACCTCGGGATCCCGGCCCCGACCGAGACCTACTCCTCCTCCCCGCACCTGTTCACGGAGATGAAGATCCCCGAGGGCACGCGGGGCACCCTGCCGAGGTCGGCGCGCACCCGCGAGGGCCTGGCCGGCGAGCGCTACGAGGACCTCGGCGAGACGGGTGGTCGCGGAGGGGCCGGTCGCTCCGGCGGGGGTCGCTCAGGCGGTGGCCGCTCCGGTGGCGGTCGCACAGGTGGTGGCGGTGGACGCTCTGGCGGCGGTCGTTCCGGCAGGTCCGGCGACGGCCGTTCCGACGCTGGTCGCGGCCAGTCCGAACGGTCCGACTCCCAGGCCGGGTCACGCCCCAGCGACGGCGAGGGCACCTCGCGCAAGCCGCGCCGTCGGCAGCGGCGTCGTGGCGGCAGCGGCCAGCCGGCCGCCCAGGGCACCAGCGACTAA
- a CDS encoding threonine/serine ThrE exporter family protein produces MSDDPSHPDVPLGDVTGPQVIPGREVRGVPRVGRAWRVRAEMAVRGVGPPTVAIGVPGSDDAVSQRHARAVIDLALRVGEAMLSTGASASEVVATVLRLCSAYGINSVHVDITFTSITVAIHRGLDEDPLSLMRVVRVRTLDYTRLQHLQVLVDQIAQPGPGAAAPEPEEARLRLTSILSAPHPYRRWLVSWGGALLAVGVVALFGAGPVMWAIAAATALVVDQTQRWLSRIGVAAFFNQAVSAAIPTSVAVLIFWMRSRGWELPGVDSPSLVVISGIILLLAGLTVMGAAQDAIDGYYVTAGARGLEMFMLTLGLAVGVATVLGLAWRLGVPMEISPYVSVGGNPVQSTLAAAAIGAGFAWSTYTGFRATLLAAAIAAGSWGVYELVFPLGLGVGGSVVLPAAVVGAVAYAAHRTLRVPELAIVMAGIVPLLPGLSVYRAIFLMMDDTVLLPAAAEALFNALSIGVGLAAGVWAGQYLARRRFGLDLAAQRARNRSRGALR; encoded by the coding sequence GTGAGTGACGACCCGAGCCATCCTGACGTGCCGCTGGGCGATGTCACCGGCCCGCAGGTGATCCCCGGACGCGAGGTCCGCGGAGTGCCGCGAGTCGGGCGTGCCTGGCGGGTGCGGGCGGAGATGGCGGTGCGTGGTGTCGGTCCGCCCACCGTCGCGATCGGGGTGCCCGGCAGCGACGACGCGGTCTCCCAGCGTCACGCCCGGGCGGTGATCGATCTCGCGCTCCGGGTGGGGGAGGCGATGTTGTCCACCGGAGCCTCCGCCTCGGAAGTCGTCGCGACCGTGCTGCGCCTGTGTAGTGCCTATGGCATCAACTCCGTCCATGTGGACATCACCTTCACGTCCATCACGGTGGCGATCCACCGAGGCCTGGACGAGGACCCGCTGTCGCTGATGCGGGTGGTGCGCGTGCGCACCCTGGACTACACCCGCCTGCAACACCTGCAGGTGCTGGTCGACCAGATCGCCCAGCCCGGCCCGGGCGCCGCGGCACCGGAGCCGGAGGAGGCCCGGCTGCGGCTGACGAGCATCCTGTCCGCCCCCCACCCCTATCGGCGCTGGTTGGTCAGCTGGGGTGGCGCGCTGCTCGCCGTCGGCGTCGTTGCCCTGTTCGGTGCCGGTCCGGTCATGTGGGCGATCGCGGCCGCGACCGCGCTGGTCGTGGACCAGACCCAGCGGTGGCTGTCGCGGATCGGGGTCGCCGCCTTCTTCAACCAGGCCGTCAGCGCGGCGATCCCCACCTCGGTCGCTGTCCTGATCTTCTGGATGCGCTCGCGCGGCTGGGAGCTGCCCGGCGTCGACTCGCCGTCCCTCGTCGTGATCTCCGGGATCATCCTGCTCCTGGCCGGGCTCACGGTGATGGGTGCTGCCCAGGACGCGATCGACGGCTACTACGTCACGGCGGGCGCACGCGGGCTGGAGATGTTCATGCTCACGCTCGGACTGGCCGTCGGCGTGGCCACGGTGCTCGGGCTGGCGTGGCGGCTGGGTGTGCCGATGGAGATCTCGCCCTATGTCTCGGTCGGTGGCAACCCGGTCCAGTCGACCCTCGCCGCCGCCGCCATCGGTGCTGGGTTCGCCTGGTCGACCTACACCGGCTTCCGGGCCACCCTGCTGGCTGCCGCGATCGCCGCCGGGTCGTGGGGCGTCTATGAGCTGGTCTTCCCGCTGGGGCTGGGCGTGGGCGGGTCCGTGGTGCTCCCCGCGGCCGTCGTGGGTGCGGTCGCCTATGCCGCGCACCGCACGCTCCGGGTCCCTGAACTGGCGATCGTGATGGCGGGCATCGTGCCGCTGCTGCCCGGCCTGTCCGTCTATCGGGCGATCTTCCTGATGATGGACGACACCGTGCTGCTCCCCGCCGCCGCCGAGGCGCTGTTCAACGCGCTGTCGATCGGTGTCGGCCTCGCGGCCGGGGTCTGGGCCGGGCAATATCTCGCCCGCCGCCGCTTCGGTCTGGACCTGGCGGCCCAGCGGGCCCGGAACCGGTCGCGAGGCGCCCTGCGCTGA
- a CDS encoding TetR/AcrR family transcriptional regulator: MSTNDSTHHGRLPRAERREQLLATAQEAFVESGYHATSMDEIAERAGVSKPVLYQHFDGKLELYLGLLETQSDKLIDQLEGALASSDDNAERVAATVRAYFEFADAPDDAHRLLFETDLTTEPAVRDLAERPFRASADAVAKLIVQDTGMPFSSAQLLGVSLVGMAQACAQRWVSEGRQTPLEEAIELVATVAWRGIGGFPLNRAETESD, from the coding sequence CTGAGCACCAACGACTCCACCCACCACGGCCGTCTGCCCAGGGCAGAGCGCCGGGAGCAGCTGCTCGCGACGGCCCAGGAGGCGTTCGTCGAGTCCGGCTACCACGCGACGTCGATGGATGAGATCGCCGAGCGGGCCGGGGTCAGCAAGCCGGTCCTCTATCAGCACTTCGACGGCAAGCTTGAGCTCTATCTGGGTCTGCTCGAGACGCAGAGCGACAAGCTGATCGACCAGCTCGAGGGAGCCCTGGCCTCCAGCGACGACAACGCGGAGCGGGTCGCCGCGACCGTGCGTGCCTACTTCGAGTTCGCGGATGCCCCCGACGACGCGCACCGACTCCTCTTCGAGACCGACCTGACCACAGAGCCCGCGGTCCGGGACCTGGCCGAGCGACCATTCCGGGCGAGCGCAGACGCCGTGGCAAAACTGATCGTGCAGGACACCGGCATGCCGTTCAGCAGCGCCCAGCTGCTCGGCGTGAGCCTGGTCGGCATGGCGCAGGCCTGTGCACAGCGCTGGGTGTCCGAGGGCCGGCAGACTCCGCTCGAGGAAGCCATTGAGCTGGTCGCGACGGTGGCCTGGCGCGGCATCGGCGGATTCCCCCTGAACCGGGCAGAAACAGAGTCCGACTAA
- a CDS encoding ferritin-like fold-containing protein — translation MDADLTPEAPAESQGQTDAVTELLGAIGYAELTAGLRMAADALAAPGLGVRVWMGRASSAELEHFERIVTRLKEMGQDPETVMEPFIAPVDAFHERTRPRDWLEALVKIYVGDGIARDFYREIAQHVDEGSRELIESVLQVDEQDEFVVGAVTDAIDADPAVAGRLALWARRLVGEAIAQTQYVAVEREALMTMMVGGQQAGVDLADLGRMFTRLIELHGQRMGRLGLTP, via the coding sequence ATGGATGCTGACCTCACACCGGAGGCCCCCGCCGAGTCCCAGGGCCAGACCGACGCGGTGACCGAGCTGCTCGGCGCCATCGGCTATGCCGAGCTCACCGCCGGGCTGCGGATGGCGGCGGACGCGCTGGCCGCCCCAGGGCTGGGGGTCCGGGTCTGGATGGGCCGCGCGTCGTCCGCCGAGCTCGAGCACTTCGAGCGGATCGTCACCCGGCTCAAGGAGATGGGGCAGGACCCCGAGACCGTCATGGAGCCCTTCATCGCGCCGGTCGACGCCTTCCATGAGCGCACCAGGCCGCGCGACTGGCTCGAGGCGCTGGTCAAGATCTATGTGGGCGACGGCATCGCACGCGACTTCTATCGCGAGATCGCCCAGCACGTGGACGAGGGCTCACGCGAGCTGATCGAGTCGGTGCTGCAGGTCGATGAGCAGGACGAGTTCGTGGTCGGTGCCGTCACGGACGCGATCGACGCAGACCCCGCCGTCGCAGGACGGCTGGCCCTGTGGGCGCGGCGCCTGGTCGGTGAGGCGATCGCCCAGACGCAGTATGTCGCGGTCGAGCGGGAGGCGCTGATGACCATGATGGTCGGTGGTCAGCAGGCCGGCGTCGACCTGGCCGACCTGGGACGGATGTTCACCCGGTTGATCGAGCTGCACGGCCAGCGGATGGGCCGCCTCGGCCTGACGCCCTGA
- a CDS encoding PHP domain-containing protein: MRIDLHTHSSHSDGTGPPAQVVREAAAAGLDVLALTDHDTAAGWSAADRAGLEVGVSVIPGIEVSCRSRGSSVHLLAYLVDPEKEAFRSELDRARASRRDRLRTMAELLIEDGYLDSFEQVLVQAQDGATLGRPHLADAMVASGRYATRDEAFAGVLSSGSRYYVGHYAPDPVRAVEVTLAAGGVPVLAHPLASARGRIIDEDVIEEMAAAGLAGLEVEHRDHTPSDMARADAIAQRLGLLQTGSSDYHGTGKPNLLGENTTSPQVLAAILAQGTGTGPLGAELTMP, translated from the coding sequence ATGCGGATCGACCTGCACACCCACTCCAGCCACAGTGACGGTACGGGCCCGCCTGCTCAGGTGGTGCGCGAGGCCGCGGCCGCCGGCCTGGACGTGCTGGCCCTGACCGACCACGACACGGCCGCCGGCTGGTCGGCGGCGGACCGCGCCGGCCTGGAGGTGGGGGTCAGCGTGATCCCCGGCATCGAGGTGTCCTGCCGGAGTCGGGGCAGCAGTGTGCACCTGCTGGCCTACCTGGTCGACCCGGAAAAGGAAGCCTTCCGCTCCGAGCTCGACCGGGCCCGTGCGTCACGGCGCGATCGGCTGCGCACGATGGCAGAACTGCTCATCGAGGACGGCTACCTGGACAGCTTCGAGCAGGTCCTGGTGCAGGCGCAGGACGGCGCGACGCTGGGGCGCCCGCACCTGGCGGATGCCATGGTGGCCAGCGGTCGCTATGCCACCCGTGATGAGGCCTTCGCCGGGGTGCTGAGCTCGGGCTCGCGCTACTACGTCGGGCACTACGCGCCGGACCCGGTGCGGGCGGTGGAGGTGACCCTTGCCGCCGGCGGAGTCCCGGTGCTGGCGCACCCGCTGGCCAGCGCCCGCGGTCGGATCATCGACGAGGACGTGATCGAGGAGATGGCTGCGGCCGGCCTGGCTGGGCTGGAGGTCGAGCACCGCGACCACACGCCCTCCGACATGGCCCGAGCCGACGCGATCGCCCAGCGGCTGGGTCTGCTGCAGACGGGCTCCAGCGACTACCACGGCACGGGCAAGCCCAACCTGCTCGGGGAGAACACGACCTCGCCGCAGGTGCTGGCCGCGATCCTGGCGCAGGGCACCGGCACCGGTCCGCTCGGGGCCGAGCTCACGATGCCCTGA
- a CDS encoding GlsB/YeaQ/YmgE family stress response membrane protein, protein MIWTIISALILGCIIGPLARLILPGKQNISLPITILLGAVGALAGSWLYTLLSGNEDTSGIDWIALGLGVVVAIVLVLIYGAVTGKDNTHDRLR, encoded by the coding sequence ATGATCTGGACCATCATCTCCGCGCTGATCCTCGGGTGCATCATTGGCCCGCTAGCACGCCTGATCCTCCCGGGGAAGCAGAACATCTCCCTGCCGATCACGATCCTGCTCGGCGCCGTCGGTGCCCTCGCGGGCTCGTGGCTCTACACGCTGCTGTCCGGCAACGAGGACACCAGCGGCATCGACTGGATCGCGCTGGGTCTGGGCGTGGTCGTCGCCATCGTGCTCGTGCTGATCTATGGCGCGGTCACCGGCAAGGACAACACCCACGACCGGCTGCGCTGA
- a CDS encoding ATP-dependent helicase — MTSADQLDPTQAAAARERVPVLQVIGAPGTGKTTVAVATVVDRVERDGLSADSCLVLAPTRVAAGRLRDQITAAVGRTTTQPLARTPSAFAFSVLQDAAVSDDDAPPRLLSGAEQDVVLGDLLAGHQEAGAGPDWPEALREALPTRGFRDQLRDLLMRAVEHGLGPEELADLAAAHDRPEWRPAAAVLREYDEVTALQRPGAFDPAWICTAAADRLAGDSDLLQHVRRRIRLIVVDDAQELTASAAALIEQVWQPGIAIVLIGDGDVTSQGFRGADPARFTRLAERLAGRTGGTPQRVILAVSHRRGPALVEVTARVVDRIGASTGADHRRPRPAGEDALVTTGPAAEADATDVDPDVDAGASPLEVVTVRTAAQEAARVAGWFRAAHLGESRVPWSRMVVLARSRSRLDQVRRALVSAGVPVQDIAGTGALHEHPVVRPLLLAVDVCLRPAGQGCTAAEAVDLVTSAIGGADPVDLMRLRRVLAAAERADGGARPSEEVLAAALEQPADLELLGPDAAPAAHLAAVLSAGRRAAARTNDRGWAPGVSAETVLWAIWAATGVADTWRAAALNGGAAGARADRDLDAVMTLFGAAQAYVDRLPGRGPDGFLRQVLAQEVSPDSLVARSRPSEAVEVLTPQAAAGREWDMVAVVGVQEGVWPDLRLRDSLLGAEALVSVLAGRPTGGPQGLRAAQAQVRADETRQFYTALTRARSALLVTAVASVDDQPSSFLDVVDPRDTERVPEEVAPPLTLRSLVARLRADLVRAHRDGEHAARDRAAAHLLRLDEAGVPGADPAGWWPGRTLSDDRPLQGDGLVPVSPSRVQLFSECQLRWMLGAHGGEAGDFSAASVGTLVHDVIAETPQAPVEQLRSALETRWHELALGEGWVQRRQWERAERMLQRYVSYVAAAAAEGRELVGVEIDIRAEHEGAVITGRVDRLERDADGNLMVIDLKTGSGRPTKQEIEHHAQLGAYQVAVVEGGVEGQPATGSAGAALVHLGAPSGAKPSQKHGFQQQPPLEHDADPRWAHDLVARTATGMAGAQFPASPGKWCRVCPVRFSCPIQPEGRMLA; from the coding sequence ATGACCTCCGCGGACCAGCTCGACCCCACCCAGGCGGCCGCTGCCCGGGAGCGAGTTCCCGTCCTGCAGGTGATCGGAGCACCGGGGACCGGCAAGACCACAGTCGCGGTGGCGACCGTCGTCGACCGTGTGGAGCGCGACGGACTCTCTGCCGACTCGTGCCTGGTCCTGGCGCCCACGCGGGTGGCCGCCGGGCGCCTGCGGGACCAGATCACTGCTGCCGTGGGCCGCACGACGACACAGCCGCTGGCCCGCACCCCGTCGGCCTTCGCCTTCAGCGTGCTGCAGGACGCTGCCGTCTCGGATGACGACGCCCCGCCCCGGCTGCTGTCGGGGGCGGAGCAGGATGTCGTCCTGGGCGATCTGCTGGCGGGTCACCAGGAGGCAGGGGCTGGCCCGGACTGGCCGGAGGCCCTGCGGGAGGCGCTGCCCACCAGAGGGTTCCGGGACCAGCTGCGCGACCTGTTGATGCGCGCGGTGGAGCACGGCCTGGGACCCGAGGAACTGGCTGACCTGGCCGCCGCCCACGACCGGCCCGAGTGGCGCCCGGCCGCAGCGGTGCTGCGCGAATACGACGAGGTCACCGCGCTGCAGCGGCCCGGAGCCTTCGACCCCGCCTGGATCTGCACGGCGGCCGCCGACCGGCTGGCGGGGGACTCGGACCTGCTGCAGCACGTGCGGCGACGGATCCGCCTCATCGTGGTGGACGACGCCCAGGAGCTGACCGCCTCCGCGGCCGCCCTGATTGAGCAGGTCTGGCAGCCCGGCATCGCCATCGTGCTGATCGGTGACGGTGACGTCACGAGCCAGGGTTTCCGCGGGGCCGACCCGGCCCGGTTCACCCGCCTGGCCGAACGTCTCGCGGGACGGACCGGCGGGACCCCGCAGCGCGTCATACTCGCGGTGAGCCACCGCCGTGGACCAGCCCTGGTGGAGGTGACGGCGCGGGTGGTGGACCGCATCGGCGCCTCGACCGGCGCCGACCATCGACGGCCCCGACCAGCGGGGGAGGACGCACTCGTCACGACCGGTCCGGCAGCAGAGGCCGACGCAACTGATGTCGATCCAGATGTGGACGCGGGGGCGTCGCCACTGGAGGTGGTGACCGTCCGGACCGCGGCCCAGGAGGCGGCGCGCGTGGCCGGCTGGTTCCGTGCCGCGCACCTGGGCGAGTCACGAGTCCCCTGGTCGCGCATGGTCGTCCTGGCTCGCAGCCGCTCCCGGCTCGACCAGGTGCGCAGGGCGCTCGTCTCCGCCGGCGTCCCGGTGCAGGACATCGCGGGCACCGGCGCCCTGCACGAGCACCCTGTCGTGCGCCCCCTCCTGCTCGCGGTCGACGTCTGCCTGCGCCCCGCGGGGCAGGGCTGCACCGCCGCGGAGGCCGTGGACCTCGTCACGTCCGCGATCGGTGGGGCGGACCCGGTGGACCTCATGCGGTTACGGCGGGTTCTGGCGGCGGCCGAGCGAGCCGACGGTGGGGCCCGCCCGTCCGAGGAGGTGCTGGCCGCGGCGCTGGAGCAGCCGGCCGACCTCGAGCTGCTCGGGCCGGACGCCGCACCCGCGGCGCACCTGGCCGCGGTGCTCAGCGCCGGTCGCCGTGCCGCGGCGCGCACCAACGACCGTGGGTGGGCGCCCGGGGTCAGCGCGGAGACCGTGCTGTGGGCGATCTGGGCCGCGACCGGGGTGGCTGACACGTGGCGGGCAGCCGCGCTCAACGGTGGCGCCGCCGGCGCCCGGGCCGACCGTGACCTCGACGCGGTGATGACCCTGTTCGGCGCGGCGCAGGCCTATGTCGATCGTCTCCCCGGGCGGGGGCCGGACGGCTTCCTGCGCCAGGTCCTGGCCCAGGAGGTCAGCCCGGACTCCCTGGTCGCCAGGTCCCGTCCCTCCGAGGCCGTGGAGGTGCTCACCCCGCAGGCCGCCGCAGGGCGGGAGTGGGACATGGTGGCCGTGGTTGGCGTGCAGGAGGGGGTGTGGCCGGACCTGCGGCTGCGCGACTCGTTGCTAGGGGCGGAGGCCCTGGTCTCGGTGCTGGCCGGCCGGCCGACGGGTGGACCGCAGGGGCTGCGAGCCGCCCAGGCCCAGGTGCGCGCGGACGAGACCCGACAGTTCTACACCGCTCTGACGAGGGCGCGCAGTGCCCTGCTAGTCACCGCAGTTGCCAGTGTTGATGACCAGCCCTCCAGCTTCCTCGACGTGGTCGACCCTCGCGACACCGAGCGCGTCCCCGAGGAGGTGGCACCGCCGCTGACGCTCCGCTCGCTCGTGGCACGGTTGCGTGCCGACCTGGTCCGGGCCCACCGTGACGGCGAGCACGCGGCGCGGGACCGCGCGGCTGCCCACCTGCTCAGGCTCGATGAGGCCGGCGTGCCCGGCGCTGACCCTGCTGGCTGGTGGCCGGGCCGCACGCTCTCTGACGATCGGCCGCTCCAGGGCGACGGACTCGTGCCGGTGTCGCCATCTCGGGTCCAGCTGTTCAGCGAGTGCCAGCTGCGGTGGATGCTCGGTGCGCACGGTGGCGAGGCAGGCGACTTCTCTGCCGCATCCGTTGGCACCCTGGTCCATGACGTGATCGCCGAGACACCGCAGGCACCCGTCGAGCAGCTGCGGTCCGCGCTGGAGACGCGGTGGCACGAGCTCGCCCTTGGCGAGGGGTGGGTCCAACGCCGGCAGTGGGAGCGGGCCGAGCGGATGCTGCAGCGTTATGTGAGCTATGTGGCTGCCGCCGCCGCGGAGGGACGCGAGCTGGTCGGGGTGGAGATCGACATCCGTGCCGAGCACGAGGGTGCCGTCATCACCGGCCGGGTCGACCGGCTGGAGCGTGACGCCGACGGCAACCTGATGGTGATCGACCTCAAGACCGGCAGCGGCCGGCCGACGAAGCAGGAGATCGAGCACCACGCCCAGCTCGGCGCATACCAGGTGGCCGTCGTCGAGGGTGGCGTGGAGGGGCAACCGGCGACTGGTTCGGCAGGGGCAGCCCTCGTCCACCTCGGCGCTCCCAGCGGTGCGAAGCCGAGCCAGAAGCACGGCTTCCAGCAGCAGCCGCCGCTGGAGCACGATGCTGACCCGAGATGGGCCCACGACCTCGTGGCGCGGACCGCGACGGGCATGGCCGGCGCGCAGTTCCCGGCGTCACCGGGCAAGTGGTGCCGCGTCTGCCCGGTGCGGTTCAGCTGCCCGATCCAGCCGGAGGGGCGGATGCTCGCATGA
- a CDS encoding DUF1795 domain-containing protein has product MRRTTSPLRALVATATLSALLLSGCSDDEPSVEDPADDSAPSASAAPDETTETSAAPDTDAETATAEPEPSGPVSSDDGAFELTLPEGWLDVADQVEQKVEIAVRDDEMTDDFYTNLVVASEDPIEDLQESIEEAAKSVAGSDGDYEMLDPIEIAGEEAFGYLLTRTTNGVAVAQTQRWVEHGDRLYVVTFSSAQGQQEATEPVMEELLSSWTWQDESATG; this is encoded by the coding sequence ATGCGACGCACGACGTCACCGCTCCGCGCGCTGGTTGCGACCGCGACGCTCAGCGCCCTGCTGCTGTCCGGTTGCTCCGACGACGAGCCGTCGGTGGAGGACCCGGCGGACGACTCCGCCCCCAGCGCCTCCGCTGCGCCGGACGAGACCACGGAGACCAGCGCGGCCCCCGACACCGATGCGGAGACGGCCACTGCCGAGCCTGAGCCCAGCGGGCCGGTCTCCTCCGACGACGGCGCCTTCGAGCTGACTCTGCCCGAGGGATGGCTCGACGTGGCCGACCAGGTCGAGCAGAAGGTCGAGATCGCGGTGCGCGACGACGAGATGACTGACGACTTCTACACCAACCTGGTCGTGGCGAGCGAGGACCCGATCGAGGACCTGCAGGAGTCGATCGAGGAGGCCGCGAAGTCGGTGGCCGGCTCGGACGGCGACTACGAGATGCTCGACCCCATCGAGATCGCGGGCGAGGAGGCCTTCGGTTATCTGCTCACCCGCACCACCAACGGCGTGGCCGTCGCGCAGACGCAGCGCTGGGTGGAGCACGGCGACCGGCTGTATGTCGTGACCTTCAGTTCTGCCCAGGGGCAGCAGGAGGCCACCGAGCCGGTGATGGAGGAGCTGTTGTCCAGCTGGACCTGGCAGGACGAGTCCGCGACCGGCTGA
- a CDS encoding DUF3107 domain-containing protein yields MEVRIGVKQVSREVVIESAQTPAEVQEIITTALTGDGPLSLTDDKGRLVVIPTDAVGYVEIGVEEAGRVGFGSY; encoded by the coding sequence ATGGAAGTACGCATCGGCGTGAAGCAGGTCAGCCGTGAGGTTGTCATCGAGTCGGCACAGACACCGGCCGAGGTCCAGGAGATCATCACCACCGCGTTGACCGGCGACGGACCGCTGAGCCTCACGGACGACAAGGGACGCCTCGTGGTGATCCCGACCGACGCCGTCGGCTATGTCGAGATCGGCGTCGAGGAGGCCGGACGGGTCGGTTTCGGCAGCTACTGA